AATCTGGTCGGGAACGTCCCGCCGTCCTCGAACGCCGGAGTCGAGAACGTGAACTGGCCGTCCCCGGCGGCAGTGGTCGTCGTTTCTCCCGTTGTCGTCCCTTCGGCAGTGGTGGTTGGCGTATCTCCTCCGGTCGTGGTCTCTTGCCCGCCACGGCCCCGACTCCCCGTCACGACGCCCATCCCCATCGTCGCAACCGCGATCGCGCGCAGCAGCGTGCGTCTACGCATAGCGGTCGGTGTACATCTCCATCGGTGAAGCGACTTTGGGCCGCAACGAGTCGTTTTCGCGCCGCAACCGGCGATACTGGCGAGCGAGTCCCGTCGAGACGGTCGCTCTAATCATCGCCGCGGCAGTTTCGTTTAAGTAGCCTCGCGTCGTCGTATCGACTGATGGCTCGACTGCACCCGCCCGAAAGCCGGGAATGTCAGCGCTGTGGACGCCGCGACGAATGGGACGCGGAGGTAGACAACTGGACGATTGCCAGCGAGGAGGAGTCTGGCAACGCCTTCTGCATCCACGAGTGGGACATCAACGGCTCCCACAATCCGATTCGGAACTAGCGGAGTTTAGATACCGATTTGTTGATTTTGACGTTGTGAATTTGGCGAGGGTAGCTACTGGTGAGTAGAAGTAAATTGAGTTGAAGTGGCTACTGCTGAGAACGTGATGGACTCGAACGAATTCGTAACTGCTGGACCACTGTGAACTCGTCAGAGCTAGCTATTCCCGATACTTAGAAGACCGCACAGCACTGCTCCGCATGAGCCACACGCTCGCGGCTTCGCCGCTCGCAATCCGAGGCCCGCTCTCCGCACTGCCCGCGCGCCTCGCGTTCCTCCCCACCCGACTGCGGTCCTCAGTACGGACGACGCGCCGGAGCGCGTCGTCCGGGCCTGTGGTCCTCATCCCTCGCGCGAACGTCGCGGCGGTCACGCGCTTCGAGTGACCGCCGCGACCGCACGCGCCGGTTCGGCAATGGAAATTCGAGAAACCATTCAACCACCCTCGGCGCGCGCGGTCGCGCTCAGCGTGAGCGAAGCGAACGCAGGCTCGACGGACGCGGTTGTCCGTCGGTGCCTCGTGGTGCGACCTGTTCGAGCGAGGTCTGCGCGAGCGAAGCGAGTGCAGGCTCGGCAGACAAGCGAAGCGCAGTCTGCCGGTGGATGACTGAGGGACGACCGGTCGGGAGGACCGAAGGAATCGGTTAGGGAGGCGTGTGGCCCAGGCGGTGCTGTGCGGAAGTCGTACCAATGCGAAGAAGACGCGAGAATTCTGGCTGTCTTGCGGCCAGAATTCTCCGCGTCCGTTTTTTGGTCCCGATGGTTTTAAACGGTCGAACGCCCCCATATACGATAATGGCTTTTGAGGACTTACTGGGCGACCCAGTAATTCAGAAATATCTTCACGAGTTGGTCGGTCCGAAAGGCATGCCCGTGGCGGCGGCCCCGCCGGACGGCGAAGTGACGGACGAGGAACTCGCCGAGGAGTTGGACCTCGAACTGAACGACGTGCGCCGCGCGTTGTTCATCCTCTACGAGAACGACCTCGCCACCTACCGTCGCCTGCGCGACGAGGACTCGGGGTGGCTCACCTACCTCTGGACGTTCCAGTACGACAACATCCCCGGTAACTTGGAAGAGGAGATGTACCGCCTGCTCGACGCGCTCGAACACCGCCGCGAGTACGAGTACCAACACGAGTTCTACCT
The sequence above is a segment of the Halorussus halophilus genome. Coding sequences within it:
- a CDS encoding HEWD family protein, with the protein product MARLHPPESRECQRCGRRDEWDAEVDNWTIASEEESGNAFCIHEWDINGSHNPIRN
- a CDS encoding transcription factor; this translates as MAFEDLLGDPVIQKYLHELVGPKGMPVAAAPPDGEVTDEELAEELDLELNDVRRALFILYENDLATYRRLRDEDSGWLTYLWTFQYDNIPGNLEEEMYRLLDALEHRREYEYQHEFYLCEVCSIRFEFGEAMDFGFECPECGSPLESMENSRLVDSMEERIEQLRSELNVEQREEAEA